In Hydra vulgaris chromosome 06, alternate assembly HydraT2T_AEP, a genomic segment contains:
- the LOC100200284 gene encoding uncharacterized protein LOC100200284 has translation MTIADSKKSDIYSIANKTNGSRVHTELLRLDVGKFNQRLENARNLAKNSLQIETEKNDVRIRRRSRSIGCLLEKIDQSENNDIFNNRQNLLKSKKKVIKTTKKGEEEGEQKAVIKKKNIETNEQEVLYLSSLQLSNDLLELPIQTYENASFSETSSLSSSIEFELNAIESMRLKNRRNGVVINTFEKPKKHRKTHFQLRKFSLQNIGTKQTKRVRCSVPTKENIKSLSENDHFVKMLPGIFYSGIGSFQTTYNEKSKKKNDDLKCQSDSETKHFMQIKKTTSPRKGSFYNNDNLPNEPKNESKKCLQVNSAILKKGLSRSLPSNLNNEKLWLDDTWHALPNKKGSFHKCSIVSCGDKEGILEKSSYDDFKFIELEKFKIVIAQNPLSNETNDFVKKNISNSSASIDLAFFQNQKGKKCQVRKYFFSFFKTNMESKLVSYLSNKIYEPEEVGNWCRELSESIKNQIIHVTGDAYKVTCQIFISAVYDKGAHIATQSSHNSFTDYLFTATYRGEELFALATAAVVINS, from the coding sequence ATGACAATAGCTGATTCCAAAAAGTCCGATATTTACTCAATTGCTAACAAGACAAATGGTTCACGAGTTCATACAGAGCTATTGAGATTAGATGTTGGTAAGTTCAACCAAAGGCTTGAAAATGCCCGAAACTTGGCTAAAAATTCCTTGCAAattgaaacagaaaaaaacgATGTTCGAATTCGTCGCCGATCTCGTTCAATTGGTTGTTTACTTGAAAAAATTGACCAATCAGAAAACAACGACATTTTTAACAATcgacaaaatcttttaaaatcaaaaaaaaaagtaatcaagaCTACAAAAAAAGGGGAAGAAGAGGGGGAACAAAAAGCtgtaatcaaaaagaaaaatatagaaacCAACGAACAAGAAGTCTTATATCTGTCATCATTACAGTTATCGAATGATTTGCTTGAGCTACCAATTCAAACATATGAAAATGCATCTTTCTCCGAAACCTCTTCATTATCTTCTTCAATAGAATTTGAACTTAATGCAATTGAAAGTATGAGattaaaaaacagaagaaaTGGAGTTGTTATTAATACGTTTGAGAAACCAAAAAAGCATCGCAAAACTCATTTTCAACTTAGAAAGTTTTCATTGCAAAATATTGGAACTAAACAGACAAAACGAGTTCGTTGTTCTGTTCCTAccaaagaaaacataaaaagtttatctgAGAACGATCATTTCGTTAAAATGTTACCGGGAATATTTTATTCAGGTATTGGTTCATTTCAAACAACTTATAAtgaaaaatcgaaaaaaaaaaatgacgatTTAAAATGTCAATCTGATTCTGAAACAAAACATTTCATGCAGATAAAGAAAACTACGTCTCCAAGAAAAGGAtcgttttataataatgataatttaccGAATGAGCCAAAAAATGAATCTAAGAAATGTCTTCAAGTCAATtcagctattttaaaaaaaggtttgagtAGATCTTTACCTTCGAATCTAAACAACGAAAAACTTTGGCTCGATGACACATGGCACGCATTACCCAACAAGAAAGGAAGTTTTCATAAATGTTCAATAGTAAGTTGCGGAGATAAAGAAGGTATTCTAGAAAAATCTAGTTATGATGATTTCAAATTTATTgaattagaaaagtttaaaattgttattgctcAAAACCCTCTTAGTAACGAAACCaatgattttgtaaaaaagaatatCAGTAATTCTTCTGCAAGTATTGATTTGGCATTCTTTCAAAATCAAAAGGGAAAAAAATGTCAAGtcagaaagtatttttttagcttttttaaaaccaatatgGAGTCAAAGTTAGTATCGTATcttagtaataaaatttatgaaccGGAAGAAGTTGGAAATTGGTGTCGAGAGTTAAGCGagtcaataaaaaatcaaataattcaTGTCACTGGAGATGCGTATAAGGTAACTTGCCAAATTTTTATCAGCGCTGTATATGATAAAGGTGCTCATATTGCTACACAATCTTCACATAATAGTTTTACTGATTATCTTTTTACTGCAACATACCGCGGAGAAGAACTTTTTGCATTAGCAACAGCTGCAGTTGTAATTAATAGCTGA